A single region of the Pseudomonas mandelii genome encodes:
- a CDS encoding LysR substrate-binding domain-containing protein: MSAYPSIDTDVLRTFVAIADQGGFTRAGEMVNRTQSAVSMQMKRLEEDVLQRQLFERDGRQVKLTAEGQVLLGYARRILKLHSEVFNTLREPHMVGTVRIGTPDDYVMRFLPGILSRFAKFYPLIQIEVHCESTKQLLQRQDLDLSIVTREPGTEIGQLLRKERFVWAEAQCFNAHEQTPLPLAMFNSDCFCRLWACNALDAMGRDYRIAYNSSSLSALMAVVSAGLAVTAQLESLITPDMRILGEAEDLPLLPEACIMLVRNLHNPSPITECLAEHIVEGFKL, encoded by the coding sequence ATGTCGGCGTACCCAAGTATCGATACTGACGTGCTACGCACCTTTGTCGCCATTGCCGACCAGGGTGGTTTTACCCGTGCCGGAGAAATGGTCAACCGCACGCAGTCAGCGGTGAGCATGCAGATGAAGCGTCTGGAAGAAGACGTGTTGCAGCGCCAGCTGTTCGAACGTGATGGACGCCAGGTCAAGTTGACTGCCGAGGGCCAGGTATTGCTGGGTTACGCGCGGCGCATCCTCAAACTCCACAGCGAAGTTTTCAACACCCTGCGCGAGCCGCACATGGTCGGCACCGTGCGCATCGGCACGCCCGACGATTACGTCATGCGTTTCCTGCCGGGGATCCTGTCGCGTTTCGCCAAGTTTTACCCGTTGATCCAGATCGAGGTTCACTGCGAATCAACCAAACAACTGTTGCAACGCCAGGACCTGGACTTGTCCATCGTCACCCGCGAGCCCGGTACTGAAATCGGCCAGTTGCTGCGCAAGGAGCGTTTCGTCTGGGCCGAAGCTCAATGCTTCAACGCCCACGAGCAGACGCCATTGCCCCTGGCGATGTTCAACAGTGATTGTTTCTGCAGGCTGTGGGCGTGTAATGCGCTGGACGCCATGGGGCGCGATTACCGCATCGCCTACAACAGTTCGAGCCTGTCGGCGTTAATGGCCGTGGTCAGTGCGGGCCTCGCGGTAACTGCGCAACTGGAAAGCCTGATCACGCCGGACATGCGCATCCTGGGAGAAGCCGAAGACCTGCCGCTGTTGCCGGAAGCCTGCATCATGCTGGTGCGCAATCTGCACAACCCGTCCCCGATCACCGAGTGCCTGGCCGAGCACATCGTCGAAGGCTTCAAACTTTAA
- a CDS encoding sulfite exporter TauE/SafE family protein, whose product MYLVFGAALGTLGGLFGIGGGLIAIPLLGVLFGLDQQIAQGTALVMVVPNVMLALWRYHQRNRIEMRHALPLAAMGFCFAWIGSIWAVGIDAQTMRVGFVAFLIALSTYNLVRMFTANAPASAQMRYSWPWLGVLGAASGTMGGLFGVGGAVVATPVLTSLFGTSQVVAQGLSLALALPSTGVTLVTYAVHHQVDWMIGLPLAVGGLMSISWGVKIAHAMPERLLRGLFCGFLVLCAVMLAFKV is encoded by the coding sequence ATGTATCTGGTCTTCGGCGCCGCCCTGGGAACTCTCGGTGGGCTATTCGGCATTGGCGGTGGTTTGATCGCGATTCCGCTACTAGGCGTGCTGTTCGGTCTCGATCAGCAAATTGCCCAGGGCACGGCGTTGGTCATGGTGGTGCCCAACGTGATGCTGGCGTTGTGGCGCTATCACCAGCGCAACCGCATCGAAATGCGCCATGCACTGCCATTGGCCGCAATGGGCTTCTGCTTCGCCTGGATCGGGTCGATCTGGGCGGTAGGCATTGACGCGCAAACCATGCGCGTGGGGTTTGTTGCGTTTCTGATTGCCCTGTCGACCTACAACCTGGTACGCATGTTCACCGCCAACGCACCGGCCTCTGCACAAATGCGTTATTCCTGGCCATGGTTGGGCGTGCTGGGCGCGGCATCCGGCACCATGGGCGGGTTGTTCGGGGTTGGCGGTGCGGTGGTGGCGACGCCGGTGCTGACCAGCCTGTTCGGCACCTCTCAGGTGGTGGCCCAAGGCTTGTCGCTGGCCCTGGCTCTGCCCAGCACCGGCGTCACACTGGTGACTTACGCCGTGCATCACCAGGTGGACTGGATGATCGGGTTGCCGTTGGCTGTCGGCGGGTTGATGAGCATCAGCTGGGGCGTGAAGATCGCCCACGCCATGCCGGAGCGGCTATTGCGCGGGTTGTTCTGCGGGTTCCTGGTGCTGTGCGCGGTGATGCTCGCGTTTAAAGTTTGA
- a CDS encoding LysR family transcriptional regulator encodes MNPNQLTDQLGLFLDVLETGSFSAASRRHPLTPSAVARRIDSLENAVGSQLFIRSTHAVRATPAGLAFAERARRIVAELRLARAEAVSLSSAPEGLIRIDAPAAFGRRHLAPVIADFLMLYPGLDVQLHLIDSFVDMQGLNLGKVDLVLRAGQMADTRLVATPLASMVRIACASPQYLKRRGVPTEPAQLIEHDGLDWDGLAPPFAWRFERDGHLHLHRPARIRMSANNAEALVCGALAGLGIAHLPTWLASEYLLRGELLPLFCENGLPPPETTGIYALRLEQQPNSRSRLLLEYLKTRFSPIPPWDLALQNTLDRH; translated from the coding sequence ATGAACCCGAATCAATTGACCGATCAACTCGGCCTGTTCCTTGATGTGCTGGAAACCGGGAGCTTTTCCGCGGCCTCCCGGCGACATCCGCTGACGCCTTCGGCGGTGGCGCGACGTATCGACAGCCTGGAAAACGCAGTCGGCAGCCAGTTGTTCATTCGCAGCACCCACGCGGTGCGTGCTACTCCTGCTGGCCTGGCGTTCGCCGAGCGGGCGCGACGGATTGTGGCGGAACTGCGCCTGGCCCGCGCCGAAGCCGTATCCCTGAGCAGTGCGCCGGAGGGCTTGATCCGCATCGATGCGCCAGCGGCGTTCGGCCGACGGCACTTGGCGCCGGTGATTGCCGACTTCCTGATGCTCTATCCGGGCCTCGACGTGCAATTGCATTTGATCGACAGTTTTGTCGACATGCAGGGGCTGAACCTGGGGAAGGTGGATCTGGTGCTGCGCGCAGGTCAAATGGCCGACACCCGTCTGGTGGCCACGCCGCTGGCAAGTATGGTGCGCATTGCCTGTGCCAGCCCGCAATACCTGAAACGCCGCGGCGTCCCGACCGAACCGGCGCAGTTGATCGAACATGACGGCCTTGACTGGGACGGCCTGGCCCCACCCTTTGCCTGGCGCTTTGAGCGCGACGGGCACCTGCACCTGCATCGCCCGGCGCGCATCCGCATGAGTGCCAACAATGCCGAAGCACTGGTCTGTGGGGCGTTGGCGGGGCTGGGCATCGCGCATTTGCCGACCTGGCTGGCCAGCGAGTACCTTTTGCGTGGCGAGTTGCTGCCGCTGTTTTGTGAAAACGGCTTGCCTCCACCGGAGACCACCGGCATCTATGCATTACGTCTTGAGCAACAACCCAACTCCCGAAGCCGCTTATTGCTGGAGTATCTGAAAACCCGCTTCAGCCCGATTCCGCCGTGGGACCTGGCACTGCAAAACACCCTGGACCGGCATTAG
- a CDS encoding MarR family winged helix-turn-helix transcriptional regulator — MTTERTTPDNCDPLLLDNQACFALHSTSLLMTKVYKPLLQALGLTYPQYLAMMVLWERDGLTVGEISTRLLTDPGSLTPLLKRLEVEGLLSRTRSREDERVVIVELTEQGRALRDKARSIPQCILGASGMTLERLQKLQAELQELRSNLQDSL, encoded by the coding sequence ATGACCACCGAACGCACCACCCCGGATAACTGCGACCCGCTGCTGCTGGATAATCAGGCTTGTTTCGCCCTGCATTCCACCTCGCTGCTGATGACCAAGGTCTACAAGCCGCTGTTGCAAGCGCTGGGGCTGACCTATCCGCAGTATCTGGCGATGATGGTGTTGTGGGAGCGGGACGGGCTGACCGTAGGCGAAATCAGCACGCGACTGCTGACAGACCCCGGCTCACTGACCCCCTTGCTCAAACGCCTGGAGGTCGAAGGATTGCTCAGTCGCACCCGCAGCCGAGAGGATGAACGGGTGGTGATCGTCGAGCTGACCGAACAGGGCCGTGCGTTACGCGACAAGGCGCGCAGCATTCCCCAGTGCATCCTCGGTGCAAGCGGAATGACGCTTGAGAGATTGCAAAAACTGCAAGCGGAGCTGCAAGAGCTGCGTAGCAATCTGCAAGACAGCCTTTAA